A stretch of Brassica rapa cultivar Chiifu-401-42 chromosome A08, CAAS_Brap_v3.01, whole genome shotgun sequence DNA encodes these proteins:
- the LOC103836322 gene encoding glucuronoxylan 4-O-methyltransferase 1 encodes MRTRTSQTQELKLLLICLFAALVLIFIVRSTLTTSQQHQTPEETTRSKGCAGACNKLPRSLAQALIHYSTSVITPQQTLKEIAVSSRVLEKKSPCNFLVFGLGHDSLMWSSLNYGGRTVFLEEDEAWIKQIKRRFPMLESYHVTYDSKVNQAENLIEVGKGPECTAVGDPRYSMCQLALKGLPAEIYETSWDLIMVDAPTGYYDEAPGRMTAIYTAGMMARNRERVGETDVFVHDVNREVEDKFSKAFLCEGYMKKQEGRLRHFVIPSYRDGSESNRPFCP; translated from the coding sequence ATGAGGACTAGAACAAGTCAAACCCAAGAGCTCAAGCTTCTCCTCATTTGTCTTTTCGCAGCCTTGGTTCTCATCTTCATAGTGAGATCGACTCTTACAACTTCCCAGCAACACCAGACTCCAGAAGAGACTACTAGATCAAAGGGTTGCGCTGGTGCCTGCAACAAGCTACCACGCTCCCTGGCGCAAGCCCTGATCCATTACTCCACTTCAGTTATCACACCGCAACAAACGCTCAAGGAAATAGCTGTCAGCAGTAGAGTACTCGAGAAGAAGTCACCCTGCAACTTCTTGGTGTTTGGTCTAGGCCATGACAGCCTCATGTGGAGCTCTCTCAACTACGGCGGCCGAACAGTATTCCTCGAAGAAGACGAGGCGTGGATAAAACAGATCAAGAGACGGTTCCCCATGCTGGAGTCATACCATGTAACGTACGATAGTAAAGTCAACCAAGCAGAgaatctcatagaagttgggaAAGGACCTGAATGCACAGCCGTTGGAGATCCAAGGTACTCAATGTGTCAGCTAGCACTCAAGGGTCTGCCTGCAGAGATCTACGAGACTAGTTGGGATCTGATCATGGTCGATGCGCCTACTGGCTACTACGACGAGGCTCCTGGGAGGATGACAGCGATTTACACGGCGGGGATGATGGCAAGGAATAGAGAACGGGTGGGAGAGACTGATGTGTTTGTGCATGATGTGAATAGGGAAGTGGAAGACAAGTTCTCAAAGGCTTTCTTGTGTGAAGGGTATATGAAGAAACAAGAAGGAAGACTAAGGCATTTCGTTATCCCTAGCTATAGAGATGGATCAGAATCAAATAGACCCTTTTGTCCATAG
- the LOC103836324 gene encoding 60S ribosomal protein L21-1 encodes MPAGHGVRARTRDLFARGFRKKGTIPLSTYLRTFKVGDYVDVKVNGAIHKGMPHKFYHGRTGRVWNVTKRAVGVEVNKQIGNRIIKKRLHVRVEHVQQSRCAEEFKLRIKKNDELKAAAKAKGETISTKRQPKGPKPGFMVEGMTLETVTPIPYDVVNDLKGGY; translated from the exons ATGCCGGCGGGACATGGAGTTCGTGCTAGGACAAGAGATCTGTTCGCGAGGGGGTTCAGGAAGAAGGGTACAATTCCATTGTCTACCTACCTCAGGACCTTCAAGGTCGGAGATTACGTGGATGTCAAGGTGAATGGTGCGATCCACAAGGGTATGCCTCACAAGTTCTACCACGGTCGTACCGGTCGTGTCTGGAACGTTACCAAACGTGCTGTTGGTGTTGAAGTTAACAAACAG ATTGGTAACAGAATCATTAAGAAGAGGCTTCATGTGCGTGTGGAACACGTGCAACAGTCTAGGTGCGCAGAGGAGTTCAAGCTGAGGATTAAGAAGAACGATGAGCTCAAGGCTGCAGCCAAAGCCAAAGGCGAAACAATAAGCACCAAGAGGCAGCCTAAAGGACCCAAACCAGGATTCATGGTCGAAGGTATGACCTTGGAGACTGTCACTCCCATCCCTTACGACGTCGTCAACGATCTCAAGGGAGGCTATTAG
- the LOC103836665 gene encoding probable serine/threonine-protein kinase At1g09600 produces the protein MGCSCSKGARANDTIIDENISNVKERRSTPYSKPSKKRKNSASSRIANVGSSSDGFINDMDTTLAVLIPSDATNSTPMSSGEVSKVHLERKSSRSVFQRRPNNETNKLGPPQQPKMTRITSVSNGERGAQVVAGWPSWLASVAGEAINGWIPRKADSFEKLEKIGQGTYSSVYKARDLETSQIVALKKVRFANMDPDSVRFMAREIIILRRLDHPNVMKLEGLITSRVSGSMYLIFEYMEHDLAGLASTPGVKFSEAQIKCYMKQLLHGLEHCHSRGVLHRDIKGSNLLLDHNNNLKIGDFGLANFYGDHQKQPLTSRVVTLWYRPPELLFGSTDYGVAVDMWSTGCILAELFNGKAIMPGRTEVEQLHKIFKLCGSPSEEYWKGSKLPHATIFKPQQPYKRCVAETVKSLPSSALELVEVLLAVEPDARGTTAHALESEFFTTKPFASDPSSLPKYQPRKELDVKLQKEEARRKKGTISKENELKQVAKESKAVPAPDANAELLASIQVRKVLA, from the exons ATGGGCTGCAGTTGCTCCAAAGGAGCACGAGCAAATGATACCATCATCGACGAGAACATCAGCAATGTCAAGGAGAGAAGAAGCACGCCTTATAGTAAACCCTCCAAGAAGAGGAAAAACTCTGCTTCTTCCAGAATAGCCAATGTAGGATCATCTTCGGACGGTTTTATCAACGACATGGATACCACATTGGCGGTTTTGATACCAAGTGATGCCACAAACTCAACTCCCATGTCATCTGGTGAGGTCTCAAAGGTGCACCTCGAGAGAAAATCTTCCAGGTCTGTGTTCCAGAGACGGCCCAACAATGAGACCAATAAACTTGGACCACCGCAGCAACCTAAGATGACTAGGATAACCAGCGTTAGTAACGGAGAAAGAGGAGCTCAGGTTGTGGCTGGTTGGCCTTCTTGGTTAGCTTCAGTTGCTGGTGAAGCTATCAATGGATGGATCCCACGCAAGGCTGATTCCTTCGAAAAGTTAGAAAAG ATTGGGCAAGGGACGTATAGCAGTGTGTACAAAGCCAGGGACCTAGAGACGAGCCAGATAGTTGCACTGAAGAAAGTGCGGTTTGCTAATATGGATCCAGACAGTGTTCGGTTCATGGCGAGAGAGATAATCATCCTACGAAGGCTTGACCATCCTAATGTTATGAAGCTTGAGGGTTTGATCACTTCTAGGGTATCAGGAAGTATGTATCTTATATTTGAATACATGGAACATGATCTCGCAGGCCTTGCTTCAACCCCTGGTGTTAAGTTCTCTGAGGCACAG ATTAAATGCTATATGAAACAGTTGCTTCATGGTCTAGAACACTGTCATAGCCGAGGCGTATTGCACCGTGACATCAAGGGCTCTAACCTGCTGCTTGACCATAACAACAATCTCAAAATTGGAGACTTCGGTCTTGCTAACTTCTACGGTGACCACCAGAAGCAGCCTCTTACTAGCCGTGTTGTTACTCTGTGGTACCGTCCACCTGAACTTTTATTCGGGTCAACGGACTATGGCGTTGCTGTTGATATGTGGAGCACAGGATGCATTCTAGCCGAACTCTTTAATGGGAAGGCTATCATGCCGGGAAGAACAGAGGTAGAACAGCTACACAAGATCTTTAAACTCTGTGGTTCACCTTCTGAAGAGTATTGGAAAGGATCGAAACTCCCACATGCCACCATCTTTAAACCTCAGCAGCCTTACAAAAGGTGTGTAGCTGAGACGGTTAAGAGTCTTCCATCTTCGGCTTTGGAGTTAGTGGAAGTTCTTCTAGCTGTTGAACCAGATGCCCGTGGAACCACAGCTCATGCCCTCGAAAGCGAG tTTTTTACGACAAAACCTTTTGCAAGTGACCCATCAAGTTTACCAAAGTACCAACCGAGAAAGGAACTTGATGTGAAGCTTCAAAAAGAGGAAGCAAGACG AAAGAAAGGCACAATCAGTAAAGAGAATGAGTTGAAACAAGTAGCTAAAGAATCTAAAGCTGTGCCAGCTCCAGATGCCAACGCCGAGTTACTAGCATCAATACAAGTACGTAAGGTTCTAGCATAA